A genomic region of Streptomyces sp. R33 contains the following coding sequences:
- a CDS encoding DinB family protein, whose amino-acid sequence MTGRRGQLFGASEDRFTGPATGDERFLLTDVLAAQRATLELKCAGLEAEPLARRSVEPSTLSLLGLVRHLADVERRWFRLVLAGQEAPALFSSEADPDGDFDGAASGPGAVAAAWEAWREEVAFAESFTAAAPDLDVEAEDEWRGKVSLRWVLIHMIEEYARHNGHADLLRERIDGAIGV is encoded by the coding sequence GTGACGGGCCGGCGGGGGCAGCTCTTCGGAGCCTCGGAGGACCGCTTCACAGGACCCGCGACGGGCGACGAGCGGTTCCTGCTCACGGACGTCCTGGCGGCGCAGCGCGCGACGCTGGAGCTGAAGTGCGCCGGCCTCGAGGCGGAGCCCCTGGCCCGCCGCTCCGTGGAGCCGTCCACGCTCTCGCTGCTCGGCCTGGTCCGGCACCTCGCGGACGTGGAGCGCCGCTGGTTCCGCCTGGTCCTGGCGGGGCAGGAGGCGCCGGCCCTGTTCTCGTCGGAGGCGGACCCGGACGGCGACTTCGACGGTGCGGCGTCCGGGCCGGGGGCCGTCGCTGCGGCGTGGGAGGCCTGGCGGGAGGAGGTGGCGTTCGCGGAGTCGTTCACGGCCGCCGCGCCCGACCTGGACGTGGAGGCCGAGGACGAGTGGCGCGGGAAGGTGTCGCTGCGCTGGGTGCTGATCCACATGATCGAGGAGTACGCCCGCCACAACGGCCACGCTGACCTGCTGCGCGAGCGGATCGACGGAGCGATCGGCGTCTGA
- the lon gene encoding endopeptidase La, translating into MASTSVTLTLPVLPLDDEVVLPGMVVPLDLSDAEVRGAVEAAQAAVRSGKPRVLLVPRVDGKYAGTGVLGTVEQVGRLSDGDPGALIRGVGRVRIGAGTTGPGAALWVEGESVDERLADPLPGSVTELVKEYKALATSWLKKRGAWQVVDRVQQIEGVSALADNSGYSPFLTVAQKVELLETADPVARLKLAVSWLRDHLAEQDVAESIAKDVQDGVEKQQREFLLRRQLEAVRKELRELNGEKDGEESDDYRARVEGADLPEKVREAALKEVDKLERSSDQSPEGSWIRTWLDTVLELPWNERTEDEYDIRGARAVLDAEHAGLSDVKDRITEYLAVRKRRSERGMGVIGGRRGGAVLALVGPPGVGKTSLGESVAHAMGRKFVRVALGGVRDEAEIRGHRRTYVGALPGRIVRAIKEAGSMNPVVLLDEIDKVGSDFRGDPAAALLEVLDPAQNHTFRDHYLEVELDLSDVVFLATANVLEAIPEALADRMELVRLDGYTEDEKVVIARDHLLPRQLERAGLGTEEVVLEEDALRKLAGEYTREAGVRTLERSLARLLRKVASQHELGERELPLSIGADDLRGLIGRPHHVPESAQDPAERRTAVPGVATGLAVTGAGGDVLFVEASLADPETGAAGLTLTGQLGDVMKESAQIALSFLRSHGAELELPVADLKDRGVHIHFPAGAVPKDGPSAGITMTTALASLLSGRQVRTDVAMTGEVSLTGRVLPIGGVKQKLLAAHRAGLTTVIIPKRNEADLDDVPSEVLEGLEVHPVTDVRQVLELALSQAEAVVTAAA; encoded by the coding sequence ATGGCTTCGACGTCCGTAACGCTCACTCTGCCCGTGCTGCCGCTCGACGACGAGGTCGTGCTGCCTGGGATGGTCGTTCCGCTGGACCTGTCCGACGCCGAGGTACGGGGGGCCGTCGAGGCCGCCCAGGCGGCGGTCCGGAGCGGGAAGCCCCGGGTGCTGCTCGTGCCGCGGGTCGACGGGAAGTACGCCGGCACCGGTGTGCTCGGGACCGTCGAGCAGGTGGGGCGGCTCTCCGACGGGGACCCCGGGGCGCTCATCCGCGGAGTCGGCCGCGTCAGGATCGGGGCCGGGACCACCGGGCCCGGGGCGGCGCTCTGGGTCGAGGGCGAGAGCGTCGACGAGAGGCTGGCCGATCCGCTGCCCGGGTCCGTCACCGAGCTCGTCAAGGAGTACAAGGCGCTCGCCACCAGCTGGCTCAAGAAGCGCGGGGCCTGGCAGGTCGTCGACCGGGTCCAGCAGATCGAGGGGGTGTCCGCGCTCGCGGACAACTCCGGGTACTCGCCCTTCCTGACCGTGGCCCAGAAGGTCGAACTGCTCGAGACCGCCGACCCCGTGGCACGCCTCAAGCTGGCCGTCTCCTGGCTCCGCGACCACCTCGCCGAGCAGGACGTCGCCGAGTCCATCGCCAAGGACGTCCAGGACGGCGTCGAGAAGCAGCAGCGCGAGTTCCTGTTGCGCCGCCAGCTGGAAGCCGTGCGCAAGGAACTGCGCGAGCTGAACGGGGAGAAGGACGGAGAGGAGTCCGACGACTACCGGGCGCGCGTCGAGGGCGCCGACCTCCCCGAGAAGGTGCGGGAGGCCGCGCTCAAGGAGGTCGACAAGCTGGAGCGGTCCAGCGACCAGTCCCCGGAGGGCTCCTGGATCCGCACCTGGCTGGACACCGTGCTGGAACTGCCCTGGAACGAGCGCACCGAGGACGAGTACGACATCCGCGGGGCCCGCGCCGTCCTCGACGCCGAGCACGCCGGGCTGAGCGACGTGAAGGACCGCATCACCGAGTACCTCGCCGTGCGCAAGCGGCGTTCCGAGCGCGGCATGGGCGTCATCGGCGGCCGCCGCGGCGGAGCCGTACTGGCGCTCGTCGGGCCGCCCGGCGTCGGCAAGACCTCCCTCGGGGAGTCCGTCGCACACGCCATGGGGCGCAAGTTCGTACGCGTCGCCCTCGGCGGCGTCCGCGACGAGGCCGAGATCCGCGGCCACCGCCGTACGTACGTCGGCGCGCTGCCCGGCCGGATCGTACGGGCCATCAAGGAAGCCGGGTCCATGAACCCCGTCGTCCTGCTCGACGAGATCGACAAGGTCGGTTCGGACTTCCGGGGCGACCCGGCGGCCGCCCTGCTGGAGGTCCTCGACCCCGCGCAGAACCACACCTTCCGGGACCACTACCTGGAGGTCGAGCTGGACCTGAGCGACGTCGTCTTCCTGGCCACCGCCAACGTCCTGGAAGCCATCCCGGAGGCGCTCGCCGACCGCATGGAGCTCGTCCGTCTCGACGGCTACACCGAGGACGAGAAGGTCGTCATCGCCCGGGACCACCTGCTGCCCCGGCAGCTGGAGCGGGCCGGCCTCGGCACCGAGGAAGTCGTCCTGGAGGAGGACGCGCTGCGCAAGCTGGCCGGCGAGTACACCCGGGAGGCGGGCGTCCGCACCCTGGAGCGGTCCCTCGCGCGGCTGCTGCGCAAGGTCGCCTCCCAGCACGAGCTGGGGGAGCGGGAGTTGCCGCTGAGCATCGGCGCCGACGACCTGCGGGGGCTCATCGGGCGCCCGCACCACGTCCCGGAGTCCGCACAGGACCCCGCCGAGCGGCGCACCGCCGTCCCCGGCGTGGCCACCGGGCTCGCGGTGACCGGCGCGGGCGGCGACGTCCTCTTCGTCGAGGCCTCGCTGGCCGACCCCGAGACGGGGGCGGCCGGTCTCACCCTGACCGGGCAGCTCGGCGACGTGATGAAGGAGTCCGCGCAGATCGCGCTCAGCTTCCTGCGCTCGCACGGCGCGGAGCTCGAGCTCCCGGTCGCCGATCTGAAGGACCGGGGCGTGCACATCCACTTCCCGGCCGGCGCGGTCCCGAAGGACGGGCCGAGTGCGGGTATCACGATGACGACGGCGCTGGCCTCGCTGCTGTCGGGCCGGCAGGTCCGGACCGACGTGGCCATGACCGGCGAGGTCTCGCTGACCGGGCGCGTCCTGCCCATCGGCGGCGTCAAGCAGAAGCTGCTCGCCGCACACCGGGCCGGGCTGACCACCGTGATCATCCCGAAGCGGAACGAGGCCGATCTGGACGACGTGCCGTCCGAGGTGCTGGAGGGGCTGGAGGTGCACCCGGTGACGGACGTGCGCCAGGTCCTGGAACTGGCGCTCAGCCAGGCGGAGGCCGTGGTCACCGCGGCCGCCTGA